The Helianthus annuus cultivar XRQ/B chromosome 16, HanXRQr2.0-SUNRISE, whole genome shotgun sequence genome includes a window with the following:
- the LOC110918196 gene encoding replication protein A 70 kDa DNA-binding subunit B-like: MELGNITYLKDLDLARRDYTVKVRVLRLWKQPMYNNPDQFYSIEMIVVDEEGTTMQANVLRRWFPKFEHLLNESDCYFIVKPTIGLNESKYKYVDNKNKLGIYCDTDVQPCKDFNGPIYGFSFTSFKDIIEKTVPENKSIDVIGFVADVKDLKKFKTVRGKDTKKLNVIIQDLEMDSIYLSFWDSYADRILEHWENREQHGVIIVILQFGTLKYFGRFGYVNSCFNVSKLFINSACDEITAFRNRLIKSSAASSCSSQSSRLFGIFLSLYNEYVVKSEFNNIAEVNLNQAKSVVVVGTVQMISEGLPWYYFACKACNKKVFKKVVDDTPTVDVLVDEEDVYECKTATCKDTVIQYTERLKIPLTVQDSSGTVSLTLFDRDACRILKTTAAKLIEKHVAGGDKGPYPDEFESLLGKKFAFKIDISEFNIENNFWFFGVSKFSDDEDIIFELEKKANNIEVETSVSLNNRFTDMDSEDTVNLNDDNPTDVIMGVDVTNSSKDVKAKDVAESMDDNVITPLVNNLEETDIATKEFGEPAISKRRTRKPSFKKNLVRSYEMEEKGALSTTKTAKPGKPSLLTPKIEK, encoded by the exons ATGGAGCTCGG TAACATCACTTATTTGAAGGATTTGGACCTTGCTCGCCGTGATTACACTGTGAAGGTTCGTGTACTACGGTTATGGAAGCAGCCTATGTATAACAATCCAGATCAGTTTTACTCAATCGaaatgattgttgttgatgaagag GGAACAACCATGCAAGCCAATGTTCTCCGAAGATGGTTTCCCAAATTTGAACATCTTTTGAATGAATCTG ATTGCTATTTCATTGTCAAACCCACTATTGGTTTAAATGAGTCCAAGTACAAGTATGTGGACAACAAAAACAAGCTGGGAATCTACTGTGATACTGATGTTCAGCCATGTAAGGATTTCAATGGTCCCATCTATGGCTTCTCATTCACATCCTTTAAGGATATCATTGAGAAAACTGTTCCTGAAAACAAATCTATAG ATGTTATTGGTTTTGTTGCTGATGTTAAAGACCTTAAGAAGTTTAAGACAGTAAGGGGTAAAGACACCAAGAAACTCAATGTCATCATTCAAGATCTAGA GATGGATTCTATATACCTTTCTTTTTGGGATTCTTATGCTGATCGGATTCTAGAGCACTGGGAAAACAGAGAACAACATGGTGTTATTATTGTCATTCTGCAGTTTGGTACACTGAAGTACTTTGGTCGTTTTGGTTATGTTAACAGCTGTTTCAATGTTTCAAAGCTTTTCATCAATTCTGCTTGTGATGAAATTACTGCTTTTCGTAACAG GCTTATTAAAAGCTCTGCTGCTTCTTCATGTTCGAGTCAATCTTCTCGGCTTTTTGGAATCTTTTTATCATTGTATAATGAATATGTTGTTAAATCTGAATTCAACAACATAGCTGAAGTAAATCTTAATCAG GCAaagtctgttgttgttgttggtacTGTTCAAATGATATCCGAAGGTTTGCCATGGTATTATTTTGCTTGTAAAGCTTGTAACAAGAAGGTTTTCAAAAAAGTTGTTGATGATACACCTACGGTTGATGTGTTGGTTGATGAAGAAGATGTTTATGAGTGCAAAACGGCAACTTGCAAGGACACTGTGATTCAATATACTGAGAG GCTTAAAATTCCATTGACTGTTCAAGATTCAAGTGGAACTGTGTCATTGACATTGTTTGACAGAGATGCTTGCAGAATCCTAAAAACAACTGCTGCAAAGTTAATTGAGAAACATGTTGCT GGTGGTGATAAGGGTCCCTATCCTGACGAGTTTGAATCTCTTTTGGGGAAAAAATTTGCATTTAAGATTGATATCAGTGAGTTCAACATTGAAAACAACTTTTGGTTTTTCGGTGTTTCTAAGTTTTCTGATGATGAGGATATCATATTTGAGCTTGAGAAGAAAGCAAACAACATTGAG GTTGAGACGTCTGTTTCTTTGAACAACAggttcactgatatggattcagaAGATACTGTTAAcctgaat GATGATAACCCCACTGATGTTATTATGGGAGTCGATGTTACCAATTCAAGCAAAGACGTGAAAGCAAAG GATGTTGCTGAGTCCATGGATGATAATGTCATCACCCCTTTGGTCAATAATTTGGAAGAGACTGACATTGCCACTAAGGAATTTGGTGAGCCCGCGATCTCTAAAAGGAGAACCCGTAAACCTTCTTTCAAGAAAAACTTGGTTAGGAGTTATGAAATGGAAGAAAAGGGAGCATTGTCCACCACGAAAACAGCTAAACCTGGGAAACCAAGTCTCCTAactccaaaaattgagaaatga